The Micromonospora siamensis genome contains the following window.
GTACCGGCACTTCCCGATCGCCAACGTCCACCCGTACGCGGAGAACGCCGCCGAGATGGCGGAGGCGGCCGGCCGGCGGGACCGGTTCTGGGAGATGCACGACTGGCTCTACGAGCACCAGGACCAGTTGGACCCGGTGCACCTGTCGCTCGGGGTGGCGCAGCTCGGCCTGCCCGCCGACGAACTCGCCGCCGAGGTGGGCCGGCAGGAGTACGGCGACCGGGTGCGCCAGGACTTCGTCAGCGGGATCCGCAGCGGGGTGAACGGCACGCCGACGCTCTTCGTCAACGACGTCCGCCACGACGGCGGGTACGACCTGGCCGAACTGCTCACCGTGGTCGACGCCGCCGCCGACGCCTGAGCGCCGCCGCCGGGCCCGGATCAGAGCCGCCGGGCCCGGCCTCAGATCAGCCGCAGCTCGCGGGCCCGGCGGACCGCGTCCCGGCGGCGGGTGGCGGACAGCTTCCGGTAGATGTTGCGCACGTGGGTCTTCACCGTGTTGACCGACAGCGACAGCTCGGCGGCGATCTCCACGTTGGACAGGATGCTCTGCAGGTAACGCAGGATCGTCAGCTCCCGCTCGGTGAGCGGCTCGTCCAGCGCCGGCCCGCCACCACCGGCGGGCCGGTCCCCGACCGGCCGGTCGGGGACGTCACCGCTGTGCTCGTCGGCGCTGCGGACCAGGTCGCTCACCGTCGACCAGTGCGCCGTGCCGGTGTCCAGGTGGGCGGCGAGCAGGTCCCGCACCTCCTCGTCGGCGCGGGTGAAGAGCCGGCGGAACCCCTCCGGCCCGGCCAGCGCGAGCACCCGCTCCAGGATCCGACCGGCCCGCCGGTCGTCCCCGCCCCGGCGGGCCAGCACCGCCTCCAGCAGCCCGGCGTCCAGGCGTACCGGCAGCGGCCAGTCGCCGGCCGGCGGGGCGTCCCAGGCCGGCAGCGCGTACCCGGCCGCCCGCGGGTCACCGGCGCGCAGCTCAGCCCGGGCCAGCGCGACGCCGAGCGCCGGGTCCGGCGGGTCGGCGGCGCGGACCCGGTCGGCGAGCAGGGCGCGGGCGCCGGCCGGATCCCCCCGGGCACTGCCCAGGTCCGCCTCGGCGGCGAGCAGCCAGTGCCCCAGCTGCCCGGCCGCCTGCCGGTGGCCCAGCCGGTCCCGCGCGGCGACCAGCAGCCGGTGTGCGGCGGCGAGGTCGCCGGCGTCGCGACGCAGCCGGGCCCGGCAGAGCGCGGCCAGGCCGGCTCCGGTCGGTTCGGTCTCCGCCGGCCCCACCACGGCGAGCTGCGCGGCGGCTTCCTCCGGCTCGTCCCGGTGCACGGCCACCAGGGCCAGCGCCAGGTGGGCGTGGGCGCAGTCGGTGCGGCAGGACCAGCCTCGGCAGGGCGGCATGGCCAACGCCTCCCGGGCGGTCCGCTCGGCCGCGCGCAGCTCGCCCCGGACGGCGGCGAGCAGCGCCTGCCGGCTCGCGCAGACCAGTTCGGTGCGCTGCCGCCCGGCGGTCCGGGCCGCCGCCAGCGCGTCCTCGAAGGCCGCCGCCGCGGCCGGCAGGTCCCCCTCGTCCAGCGCGACCAGGCCGAGCGCGGTGCCGGCCACCGCCCGGACGTCGGCGTCCTCGGCCGTCCCGGCCCGCGGGTCGTCGGCCGGTCCCGGCTCGGTTCGGGTGGCGAGCAGCCGCTCGGCCGCCCCGCGTACCTCGGTCGGGTCGCCGGCCGAACGGGCCAGGGTGAGCTCCAGCGCGGTGGCCAGCCGCCGGAACCGGTCCCGGCGGGGCGCGGCAAGCGTCGCCGCCCGGGCCACCGCCTCGCGCAACCGGTCCGCGGCGGTCACCGGGTCGCCGGCGTACGCCCGCTCGGCCGCCGCGGCCAACCCCAGCTCCGGGTCCCGGCGCACCGCCTCGTCGGGCGGCGCGGCGGGCGGCGGCGCGGCGGCGTCCTCCCGGTCGTACGGGACCAGGTCCGGCCAGCGCGCGACGAACAGCTCGGTGGCCTCGTCCCACCGGCCGGCGGCCAGCGTGTGCCGCAGCGCCTGCGCCGGCCGGCCGTTCCCGGCGTACCAGCCCGCGGCCCGCTCGTGCAGGTCACGCAGCTCGTCGGCGGGGAGCCGGCCCAGCTCGGCGCGGAACAGGTCGGCCAGCAGCGGATGGCAGCGGTACCAGGGCGGGCTGCTGTCGTCGCGATGCAGGAAACCGCCGTCGCGGGCCAGGCCGGCCAGCACCGAGGCGGCGTCCGCCCGGCCGGTGAGCGCGTCGGCGAGGTCCGCGCAGACCGCGTCGGCGACGGCGGTACGCGCCAGCAGCTCCCGGGCCTGGTCGCCCCACCCGGCCAGCACCTCCTGGCGCAGGTAGCCGGTCACCTCCGGCTGGTCCCCACCGAACCGCTCCACCCAGCCGCCCGGGTCGGGACGGTCCCGCAGCGCCAGCGCGGCCAGCCGCAGCCCGGCCGGCCATCCGCCGGTACGCTCCCGCAGCCGGCGTACCGAGGCGGCGGGCAGCGCCACCCCGTGCGCGGTCAGCAGGTCGGCCACCTCGTCGTCGGTGAAGGCCAGCTCGGCCGGGCCGAGTTCGGTCAGCTCACCGGCGAGCCGGAACCGGTGCAGGGGCAGCGGCAGGTCGGTCCGCGCCCCGGCCACCAGGCGCAGCCGCTGCTCGGCGTGGCGCAGCAGGAACTCCAGCCCGGTCAGCGCCGCCGGGTCGGTGATCCGGTGCAGGTCGTCCAGGACCAGCAGCACCGGCCGGTCCCGGGCGGCCAGCGCCGCGGCGAGCAGCTCCAGCTGGTCGGGGCGGGGTGGCCGGTCCGGGACCGGGGCCACCTCGTCCGCCTCGGTCACCGCGGCCCGCAGCGCCGCCGCCAGGTACGCCCAGAACCGCTCCCCGGTGTCCCCCACCTCCACCGACACCCAGGCCGGCGCCCGGTCGTCGGCGGCGGCCCGGGCCCAGGAGGCGAGCAGGGTGGTCTTGCCCCAGCCGGCTGGCGCGGTCACCACCGTCACCGCCCCGGCCGTCGCGTCGTCGAGGCGGGCCAGCAGGCGGGGTCGGAGCAGCACCGGTTCGGGTGGGGCGGCCGGCGCCAGCCGGGAGGCCAGCAGGGGCGGCGCGGCCCCCGCCGGCTCGCGCGCCACCCCGACCCGGCTCCGTTCCACCGGCATCCGGCCTCCCCCACCCGACGCTGCGCCCCGTCCCCGTGCGGCCAGCGGTTACCCGGCCCGGCCGCGTTCACCCCTTCGGGGGGAGCCCGCTTCACCCGCACCCGGCCGACCATGGGGACGTACGCGGGCGACGGCCGCGCGTGACCGGCCGCCCGCGGTGTCTCCGGGACCGCCCCGGACGACGCGCGGAGGGACAGGTGGTACGGATGGGACGGCTGGCCCACGGCGGGACGGTGCTCGCCACCGCGGCCGCCGGCGCGGTCCGGGCGTTGGTCGTACCCCGGCGGCGGCGGCCCACCACCGGGCCGGACCGGCGCCGGGCGCGCTGGCAGGTGGTGACCGTGGACCGCCCGCCGGAGCAGGTGCTGCCCGGCGGCCGGTGGCCCGAACCGCTGCGACCGCTGGACGGCGCGGTGGAGCTGTACCTGCGCCCGGCGCCCGGTGGTCGCGGCACGGAGCTGTCGGCCCGGCCGCTCGGTGGCCGCCCGGAGCTGCCCGGGATGGCCGCGCACCTGGTCGGCGACGACCCCGGCCTGCTGATCCGGGAGACCCTGCGCCGGGCGAAGCAGTACGTGGAGACCGGCGAGGTGCTGCGCGCCGACCGGTCCCGGCTGGACCGCCCGGTGGTGCGCCGGTGAGGGCGCTGTGCTGGGAGGGCGCCGGGGCGCTGGCCGTACGCGAGGTGCCCGACCCGGAGCTGCGCAACGCCGCCGACATGATCGTCCGGGTGCGACGCAGCGTCACCTGCGGCGCGGACCTGCCCCTGCTCGCCGGCCGGACCCCGAACCTGTCCGCCGGCGACGTGCTCGGGCACGAGTTCCTCGGCGAGGTGGTCGAGGTCGGCCCGGAGGTACGCGAACACCGCCCCGGCGACCGGGTGGTGGTCTGCGCGGCGGTCTCCTGCGGCTCCTGCTGGTACTGCCGGCAGGGCCTCTACGCCAGCTGCGACAACGGCAGCACCATGCCGGCCCGGGCGGAGGCGGCGTGGGGGCAGCCCACCGGCGGCTGCTACGGCCACCCGACCGCGCTGGGCGGCTTCGCCGGCAGCCACGCCGAGTACGCCCGGGTGCCGTACGCCGACGTCGGCGCGTTCACCGTGCCGGAGCCGCTGGACGACGACCGGGCGGTCTTCGCCTCGGACGCGGCGCCGACCGGCTGGATGGGCGCCGAGCTGGGCGGGGTGCGCCCCGGCGACGTGGTGGCCGTGTGGGGCGCCGGGGCGGTGGGGCAGCTGACCGCCCAGGCGGCCCGGCTGCGCGGCGCGGCCCGGGTGATCGTGATCGACCGGCACCCGGAGCGGCTGCTGATGGCCGAGCTGCACGCCGGGGCGGAGACGCTGCACTTCGAGCGCACCGACGTCCCCGCCGAGCTGCGCGAACGCAGCGGCGGCCGGGGGCCGGACGTCTGCGTGGAGGCGGTCGGCACCGAGGCCGACGGCGCCGCCTCCCGCTCGCTGGCCGACCGGCTGGGCGACGTGGGTCGGGCGGAACGGCCGCTGGCCGTCCGGGAGGCGGTGCACTCCTGCCGCAAGGGCGGCACGGTGGTGGTGCTGGGCACGTTCGGCGGGGTGGTGGACACCTTCCCGCTGGGCTCGGTGATGCAGAAGGGGCTGACCCTGCACGGCGCCCGGCAGCACGGGCAGCGCTACATCCCGATGCTGCTGCGGCTGATGGCCCGCGACCAGTTGACCACCGAGCACCTGGCCACCCATCGGTTGCCGCTGGAGCAGGGTCCGGCCGGGTACGAGCTGTTCCGGGACCGGGCCGACGGCTGCGTCCGGACGGTGTTCTCGCCCTGAGCGGCGGATGGCACACTCGGCGGATGGCTGACGACCGCGCGTACGACCTCGTCCTGTTCGGCGCGACCGGGTTCACCGGCGGGCTCACCGCCGAGTACCTGGCCCGGCACGCCCCGGCGGGGCTGCGCTGGGCCCTCGCCGGGCGCAACCCGGCGAAGCTGGCCGCGGTCCGGGACCGGCTGGCCGCGATCGACCCCGGCCTCGCCGACCTGCCGCTGCTGACCGCCGACGTGACCGACGCAGGCTCGCTGCGGGCGGTGGCCGAGGCGGCCCGGGTGGTGGCCTCCACGGTCGGCCCGTACGTGCACCACGGGGAGCCGCTGGTCGCCGCGTGCGCCGCGGCCGGCACCGACTACCTGGACATCACCGGCGAGCCGGAGTTCGTCGACGCGATGTACGTCCGGCACCACGCCGAGGCGGTCCGCACCGGCGCGCGGCTGGTGCACACCTGCGGCTTCGACTCGATCCCGCACGACCTCGGGGTGTGGTTCACCGTCAAGCAGCTGCCGGCCGACGGGCCGATCAGCGTCGACGGGTACGTCCGGGCCGGCGGGAAATTCTCCGCGGGCACGTACCACTCGGCGCTGACCGCGTTCTCCCGGATGAAGGAGACCTCCCGGGTGGCGAAGGAGCGCCGGGCGGTCGAGCCCCGGCCGGAGGGCCGCCGGGTGCGCGCGGTACCCGGCAGGGTCGGCCGTTCCGCGGACATCGGCAGGTGGGCGGTGCCGCTGCCGACCATCGACCCGCAGGTGGTCCGCCGGTCGGCGGCGGCCCGCCCGGAGTACGGCCCGGACTTCCGCTACCGGCACTTCGCCGCGGTGAAGCGGCTGCCCACGGTGATCGCCGCCGGGGTCGGCATGGGTGGCCTGCTCGGGCTGGTGAAGCTGCCGCCGGCCCGCCGCTGGCTGCTCGGCCGGCTCGCCTCCGGCCAGGGGCCCAGTGCCGAGCAGCGGGCGAAGTCCTGGTTCAAGGTCCGGTTCGTCGGCACCGGCGGCGGCCGGCGGGTGGTCACCGAGGTGGCCGGCGGCGACCCGGGCTACGACGAGACGGCCAAGATGCTGGCCGAGTCGGCGCTCTGCCTGGCGTGCGACGACCTGCCCGTCACCGCCGGCCAGGTCACCCCGGTGACCGCGATGGGCGACGCGCTGCTGCACCGGCTCACCGCCGCCGGCCTCACCTTCCGCACCCTGGAGGCGCAGCCGGCTTGACCCTCGACCGGGTCGAGAGAACAGGATCGGTCGGGTGGAGAGCGAACTGCGCAGCATCGGCGAGCTGGCCCGGGCCAGCGGGCTGACGGTCAGCGCGCTGCGGTTCTACGACCGCAGCGGGGTGCTGGCCCCGGCGCTGGTCGACCCGGTGACCGGCTACCGCTGGTACGCCGAGGACCAGGTGGCCCCGGCCCGGCTGGTGGCCGGGCTGCGCCGGGTCGGCATGCCGCTGGCCGGGATCGTCGAGGCGTTGCGGCACCGGCACGAGCCGGCGGTGGTGGGCGCCCTGCTCGACGCGCACCTGCGCCGGCTGGAGGACGGCCTGGCCGACGCCCGCCGTGAGCTCTTCCGGATCCGTACGCTGATCGATCCCGAGGAGTCCGAGATGACCACCCGCCTAGCACTGTCCCGCACAGACCTGGCCGCCGCCGTGGACGCGGTCCGCTTCGCCGTCGGCGCCGACCCGGAGCTGCCGGTGCTGGCCGGCGTGCTGCTGGACGTGGAGCCGGACGGGGTGCGGCTGATCGCCACCGACCGGCACCGGCTGGCCACCGCCCGGGTCGGCGCGGAGGTGTCCGGGCCGCCGGTCCGGTTCCTGCTGCCGGTGGCCGCCGTGGACGAGCTGCGCGCCCTGCTGGACGCCGTCGGCCCGGCGGTCGAACTCACCGTGACCCCCGACGAGCTGACCGCCGCGGTGGCGGACCGGGTGGTGCGGGCCGCTCCGCTGCCGTACGACTTCCCCGACCTGCACCGGTTGCTGCGGGACGCGGTCTCCGCGACGCCGGCGCTCCGGGTGCCGCTGGACGTGGCCGCCCTGCGGGCGGCGCTGACCGCCCCCGACGTGCCGGTCCAGGTCCGGGAGCACGAGGGCGCCCGCTACGAGGTGACGGTGCTGGGGCTGGCCGGGGGCGGGTTGCGGGTGCTGGCGGCCGACGAGCCGGCCACCGCCGAGGTGGTCCGGGTCGGGGTGAACCGGCACTACCTGCTCGACGCCCTGGACGCGGGCGGCGCCGGGCAGCTGGTGCTGGAGCTGGACGGCCCGATCACCCCGCTGGCGGTCCGCCGCCCCGGCGACGGGGACGCCTTCTCGATCCTGATGCCGGTCAGGCTCTGACCCAGCAGCGCAGCCGGCTCTGACCAAGCCGCGAGCCGGCTCTGACCGGGCAGCGGAGCCGGCTCTGACAGCCCGCTGACGGCGATCTCGGCGGCACGGGCGGCGACGGTAGCATCTGGGGGTCTGAGAACGAGTCCCCGGACGGAGGCGTACGGAGCGCATGCTCGACATGGAGTTGATCCGGAAGGATCGCGAGGCGGTGGCGACCGCGCTGGCCAAGCGTTTGGATCCGGCCGAGGTCAGCCGGGCCCTGGACGAGATCCAGCGGCTGGACCAGGAGCGACGCGCCCTGATCACGGGGATCGACGCCGAGCGGCAGCGCCGCAAGGCCGAGGCCCGGGCGTACGCCGAGGCGAAGCGGGCCGGCCGGGAGCCGGAGCCGGTGGGCCCGGACGGTGAGCGCAAGCAGCTCGCCGAGCTGGAGGCCCAGCTGGACGAGGTGCAGGGCCGCCTGCGGGACCGGATGAGCGAGCTGCCGAACCTGCCGGCCGAGGACGTGGTGCCCGGTGGCAAGGAGGCCAACCGGGTGGTGCGGACCTTCGGCGAGCCGCCGACGATCGAGAAGGTACGCGACCACGTCGAGCTGAGCCGGATGCTGGGCCTGGTGGACCACGAGCGTGGCGTGAAGCTCGGCGGTTCCGGGTTCTGGATGTACACCGGTCTGGGCGCACGGCTGGAGTGGGCGCTGCTCAACTGGCTGATCGAGCGGAACATCGAGGCCGGTTACGAGTTCCTGCTCCCGCCGCACCTGCTGCTGGACACCGCCGGTTTCGCCGCCGGCCAGTTCCCGAAGTTCTACGACGACGTCTACCACCTGGACCGGGAGTCGGCGCCGCGCGGCCAGTTCCTGCTGCCCACCTCGGAGACGGCGATCCTCGGGGCGTACCAGGACGAGATCCTGGAGACGTCGAAGCTGCCGCTGAAGGCGTTCGCCTACACGCCGTGCTACCGGCGGGAGGCGGCCGGGTCGCACTCCGACGAGCGGGGCACCGTCCGCGGCCACCAGTTCAACAAGGTGGAGATCTTCCAGTTCACCCTGCCGGAGCAGGCCGACGCGGCGCTGACCGCGATGGTGTCCCACGTGGAGGGCCTGGTCGAGCAGCTCGGCCTGCACCACCAGACCAGCCTGCTGGCGGCCGGCGACGCCAGCGCCTCGATGAAGAAGACCCTGGACATCGAGGTGTGGATGCCGAGCACCGGCAAGTACAAGGAGGTGTCGTCGGTCTCCTGGGCCGGTGACTACCAGGCCCGGCGGGCCGCGATCCGCTACCGCGAGCCGGGCGGCAAGCAGACCCGCTTCGTGCACACCCTCAACGGGTCGGCGCTGGCCACCAGCCGGCTCTTCCCGGCCATCCTGGAGCAGTTCCAGCAGGCCGACGGCTCGGTGGTGGTGCCCGAGGTGCTCCGGCCCAAGCTGGGCACGGACCTGCTCACCCCCCGCTGACCCGGGCCGCTCCTCGCCGTCGCCGAGCGGCGGCGAGGAGCAGGCCGAGCAGCACGACCGCCAGCAGGGCGGGGCCGACCGCCTCCAGCGCGCCGGCCAGCCACCGTTGCACCCGGGCCGCGGCGACCACCACCGGGTCACCGAGGGCGTCGTGCCGGCCCAGGGCCAGCCGCACCTCGTACCAGCCGTACCAGGCGACGTAGCCGCCGGCGACCAGCAGCACCAGGCCGCCGAGCCGGGGCACCAGGGCGCCCGCGCGGCGCAGCCGGGCCACCACCGAGCCACGGACCAGGGCCACGCCGAGGGCGGCGACGCCGACCACCAACCCCATCCCGATCGCGTACGCGCCGAAGAGCGCCAGCCCGCGCAGCGTCGACCCGGCCCGCAGGCTGGTCACCACGATCGCCAGGAACGGGCCGATCGTGCAGCTCAGCGAGGCCAGCGCGTACGCGGCGCCGAAGAGCGCCATGGACGCCCAGGAGCGGGTGAGCCGGGGCGCCCGCAGCCCGGACCCCGGGCCCGGCAGCTTCCGGCCGGCGAGCAGCCAGCAGCCGAGTGCGAGCAGCAGCACCCCCAGCCAGACGGTGAGCCAGGGCAGCCGGGGCCGCAGCCAGCCGGCCAGCGGCGCGAGGGCCAGCCCGAAGGCGCCGAAGACGACGACGTACCCGGTGGTCAGCCCGGCGGTGGCGACCAGCGCGCGGCGGACCGCGCCGGCCCGGTCGGCGGGCCCGGCGACCAGCAGCGACAGGTACGCCGGCAGCATGGCGAAGCCGCACGGGTTGACCGCGCCGAGCATGCCGGCGGTGAGCGCCAGCAGCAGCGGGGTGCCCACCGGCGGTCAGCCGGCCAGCTCGGCGACCCGCCGGGTCAGCGCCTCGCCGTCGAGGAACCCCCGGTGGACGACCCGGCCGTCGCGGTCGAGGACGACGAAGGTGCTCTGCTCGACCACCTTGAACCGGCGCCACAGCTCCCCGGCGTGGTCGTCGAGCTGGGTGGTGCCGGCCAGGTCGAACTCGGTGACGAAGTCCTTCATGGCCGGTCGTTCGCCGAGCCCGGCCACGCCGACGATCGGCACCGTGTCCCGGTACTTCGGGGCGATCTCGGCGACCGTCCAGGCCTGGGAGGCGCAGGTGGCGCACCAGGGCGCCCAGAACCAGAGCACCACCGGACGGCCGGCGAGGCCGGCGGCGGAGAACGAACCGCCGTCCAGGGTGGTGCCGGTGAACCGCAGCGCCTGCGGCACGGTGGCGGGCGCGGCCGGCGTGCTGGTGCCGGGCGGCGGGGCGGCGCCGGCGGCCGTGGCGCCCGGCGGGGCGGTCGCGGCGGCGGCCGGATGGTCGGTCCGGGCGGTGGGTGCCTCGCTGACCGCGCAGGAGGTCACCGAGACGAGCGCGGCGACCAGCCAGGCGGTGGCCCGGACGGCCGCGCCCCGGCGCGGCTCGGGCCGAGGAGACGGGTAGGGACGGTGGGCGGGCCGGGCGGCGGGTCCAGGCGCGGGCATCCGGGCTCCTCTCGGGAGGGTGCTATTCGGCCTTGGCCAGTCGGAGCGCCAGCTCGGGGCAGACCTTGACCGCCTTCAGGGCCCCCTCGCGCAGCCAGGTGGGGACCGGGGTGGGCGGGAAGGCGGGATATCCGTTGCCGTCGAGCCGGATGAAGTCCGGCACCACGTGCGCGCAGAGCCCGTGCCCGTCGCACCGGGACCAGTCGAGGGTGAGCCGCTGCGGGTCGGCGTCCGGGGCGCCGGGCAGCCCCATCACGCCCTTGACCCGCCGACCGCAGCCCTCGCCGGTGGTGTGCAGCCGCAGGTCCTCGGCGAAGACCTCCACCGCGGAGAGCGCGAACCGGGCCGTACCGTCGGGGTGGCTGCACGCGCCCCGGCCCCGCACGTCGCCGGCCGCCGCGCGGACGATCTCCACCGGCGCGCTGCCGGAGACCGCGAGGTCGACGGCGCGGGCCAGGTCGGGCAGCCCCATCTTGCACGGCCCGCACTGGCCGGCGGACTCGCCGGCCAGGTAGCGGACCACCTGCGCGCTCTCGCCGAGCGGGCAGGTGTCCCGGCCCAGCGGGACGATGATGCCGGCGCCGAGGGTGCCGCCGACCGCGGTGAGGCCGGCCCGGGAGACCTCGGCCCGGTCCGCGGCCTCCGGGGTGATCCACTTGCCGTGGAAGCCGCCGGTCAGGATGCCCGGGCCGTCGGGCACCTGGCAGAGTTCGAGGATCTCGCGCAGCGGCGTCCCCGCCGCGCACTCGACCACGGCGGGCCGGCCGGCGGCGCCGGTCACCGTGAGCAGCACCGTGCCGGGTTCCGCGTCGGTGCCGAGCGCCGCGTACTCGTACGGGCCGAGGCGGGCGGCGACGGCGAGCTGGGCGTACGTCTCGGCGTTGGAGAGCAGGGTGGGCAGCCCGCCGACGCCTGCGTCGCTGGACCGTTTCTTGGTGCCGGGCGGGATGTGCGGCAGCCCGTTGATCCCGTTGACCAGCGCACCGCCCTCGCCGGAGATGAACCGGTGCGGGACGGT
Protein-coding sequences here:
- a CDS encoding DsbA family protein, with the translated sequence MTTPLQMTAKLRTPVGGQDHVRGPVDAPVTVVEYGDFQCRFCGAAYPNLAELRRQRAETVRLVYRHFPIANVHPYAENAAEMAEAAGRRDRFWEMHDWLYEHQDQLDPVHLSLGVAQLGLPADELAAEVGRQEYGDRVRQDFVSGIRSGVNGTPTLFVNDVRHDGGYDLAELLTVVDAAADA
- a CDS encoding DNA polymerase III subunit beta family protein — encoded protein: MRSIGELARASGLTVSALRFYDRSGVLAPALVDPVTGYRWYAEDQVAPARLVAGLRRVGMPLAGIVEALRHRHEPAVVGALLDAHLRRLEDGLADARRELFRIRTLIDPEESEMTTRLALSRTDLAAAVDAVRFAVGADPELPVLAGVLLDVEPDGVRLIATDRHRLATARVGAEVSGPPVRFLLPVAAVDELRALLDAVGPAVELTVTPDELTAAVADRVVRAAPLPYDFPDLHRLLRDAVSATPALRVPLDVAALRAALTAPDVPVQVREHEGARYEVTVLGLAGGGLRVLAADEPATAEVVRVGVNRHYLLDALDAGGAGQLVLELDGPITPLAVRRPGDGDAFSILMPVRL
- a CDS encoding zinc-dependent alcohol dehydrogenase, producing MRALCWEGAGALAVREVPDPELRNAADMIVRVRRSVTCGADLPLLAGRTPNLSAGDVLGHEFLGEVVEVGPEVREHRPGDRVVVCAAVSCGSCWYCRQGLYASCDNGSTMPARAEAAWGQPTGGCYGHPTALGGFAGSHAEYARVPYADVGAFTVPEPLDDDRAVFASDAAPTGWMGAELGGVRPGDVVAVWGAGAVGQLTAQAARLRGAARVIVIDRHPERLLMAELHAGAETLHFERTDVPAELRERSGGRGPDVCVEAVGTEADGAASRSLADRLGDVGRAERPLAVREAVHSCRKGGTVVVLGTFGGVVDTFPLGSVMQKGLTLHGARQHGQRYIPMLLRLMARDQLTTEHLATHRLPLEQGPAGYELFRDRADGCVRTVFSP
- a CDS encoding TlpA family protein disulfide reductase translates to MPAPGPAARPAHRPYPSPRPEPRRGAAVRATAWLVAALVSVTSCAVSEAPTARTDHPAAAATAPPGATAAGAAPPPGTSTPAAPATVPQALRFTGTTLDGGSFSAAGLAGRPVVLWFWAPWCATCASQAWTVAEIAPKYRDTVPIVGVAGLGERPAMKDFVTEFDLAGTTQLDDHAGELWRRFKVVEQSTFVVLDRDGRVVHRGFLDGEALTRRVAELAG
- a CDS encoding cytochrome c biogenesis CcdA family protein; amino-acid sequence: MGTPLLLALTAGMLGAVNPCGFAMLPAYLSLLVAGPADRAGAVRRALVATAGLTTGYVVVFGAFGLALAPLAGWLRPRLPWLTVWLGVLLLALGCWLLAGRKLPGPGSGLRAPRLTRSWASMALFGAAYALASLSCTIGPFLAIVVTSLRAGSTLRGLALFGAYAIGMGLVVGVAALGVALVRGSVVARLRRAGALVPRLGGLVLLVAGGYVAWYGWYEVRLALGRHDALGDPVVVAAARVQRWLAGALEAVGPALLAVVLLGLLLAAARRRRGAARVSGG
- a CDS encoding SRPBCC family protein, with product MGRLAHGGTVLATAAAGAVRALVVPRRRRPTTGPDRRRARWQVVTVDRPPEQVLPGGRWPEPLRPLDGAVELYLRPAPGGRGTELSARPLGGRPELPGMAAHLVGDDPGLLIRETLRRAKQYVETGEVLRADRSRLDRPVVRR
- a CDS encoding saccharopine dehydrogenase family protein, producing MADDRAYDLVLFGATGFTGGLTAEYLARHAPAGLRWALAGRNPAKLAAVRDRLAAIDPGLADLPLLTADVTDAGSLRAVAEAARVVASTVGPYVHHGEPLVAACAAAGTDYLDITGEPEFVDAMYVRHHAEAVRTGARLVHTCGFDSIPHDLGVWFTVKQLPADGPISVDGYVRAGGKFSAGTYHSALTAFSRMKETSRVAKERRAVEPRPEGRRVRAVPGRVGRSADIGRWAVPLPTIDPQVVRRSAAARPEYGPDFRYRHFAAVKRLPTVIAAGVGMGGLLGLVKLPPARRWLLGRLASGQGPSAEQRAKSWFKVRFVGTGGGRRVVTEVAGGDPGYDETAKMLAESALCLACDDLPVTAGQVTPVTAMGDALLHRLTAAGLTFRTLEAQPA
- a CDS encoding NADH-quinone oxidoreductase subunit NuoF family protein, with translation MMRTTVPPVACVGEARLTAGFADFGRLDLAAHEEVHGPIGPIEPANLLRLVDGIELKGKGGAGFPFARKLRAVLESCQRQDAPAVVVVNATEGEPASWKDKVLLTRAPHLVLDGAALAAYALDAEEIVIGVADDDVGRPSLTEALEERRMPVPTSIVTVPHRFISGEGGALVNGINGLPHIPPGTKKRSSDAGVGGLPTLLSNAETYAQLAVAARLGPYEYAALGTDAEPGTVLLTVTGAAGRPAVVECAAGTPLREILELCQVPDGPGILTGGFHGKWITPEAADRAEVSRAGLTAVGGTLGAGIIVPLGRDTCPLGESAQVVRYLAGESAGQCGPCKMGLPDLARAVDLAVSGSAPVEIVRAAAGDVRGRGACSHPDGTARFALSAVEVFAEDLRLHTTGEGCGRRVKGVMGLPGAPDADPQRLTLDWSRCDGHGLCAHVVPDFIRLDGNGYPAFPPTPVPTWLREGALKAVKVCPELALRLAKAE
- the serS gene encoding serine--tRNA ligase produces the protein MLDMELIRKDREAVATALAKRLDPAEVSRALDEIQRLDQERRALITGIDAERQRRKAEARAYAEAKRAGREPEPVGPDGERKQLAELEAQLDEVQGRLRDRMSELPNLPAEDVVPGGKEANRVVRTFGEPPTIEKVRDHVELSRMLGLVDHERGVKLGGSGFWMYTGLGARLEWALLNWLIERNIEAGYEFLLPPHLLLDTAGFAAGQFPKFYDDVYHLDRESAPRGQFLLPTSETAILGAYQDEILETSKLPLKAFAYTPCYRREAAGSHSDERGTVRGHQFNKVEIFQFTLPEQADAALTAMVSHVEGLVEQLGLHHQTSLLAAGDASASMKKTLDIEVWMPSTGKYKEVSSVSWAGDYQARRAAIRYREPGGKQTRFVHTLNGSALATSRLFPAILEQFQQADGSVVVPEVLRPKLGTDLLTPR